A stretch of Spirosoma oryzicola DNA encodes these proteins:
- a CDS encoding DNA/RNA non-specific endonuclease: MSVKSISVHHQLKSILIGLSLITCLNGCLPSAAPKSTGRGSTEPTRDDNLALGNPSGASVSDPNNYLLVKSAYVLSYSRSRGIANWVSWHLSSAWKGGSPRTNDFKPDPAIPTGWYAARTSDYTNTGFDRGHLCPSDDRDSSPDDNAATFLLSNIVPQAPRHNREVWKNLEEYERQLTTTGNEVYVIAGTYGAGGTGQNGYAAKLANDKLTVPATLWKVIVVLPTGSNDAERVSTDTRIIAVNIPNNQTAADKPWRAYLTSVDALEDLTGYDFLSNVPASIQRIIEARIDSGNS; the protein is encoded by the coding sequence ATGTCAGTAAAATCAATCAGCGTGCATCATCAACTTAAAAGTATTCTTATTGGGTTAAGTTTAATTACTTGCCTCAATGGCTGTTTACCGAGTGCAGCGCCTAAATCGACGGGCCGTGGATCAACCGAACCCACGCGCGATGATAACCTGGCGCTCGGTAATCCGAGCGGAGCGTCAGTCAGCGATCCGAATAATTATCTGCTCGTTAAATCGGCTTATGTGCTATCCTACAGCCGCAGCCGGGGAATTGCGAACTGGGTTAGCTGGCACCTGAGTTCGGCCTGGAAAGGAGGCAGCCCACGTACCAACGACTTTAAGCCTGATCCTGCTATTCCAACCGGCTGGTACGCAGCTCGCACGTCGGATTACACAAACACGGGATTTGACCGGGGACACCTATGTCCTTCCGACGACCGCGACAGTTCGCCCGACGACAATGCCGCTACATTTCTCCTATCTAACATCGTGCCACAAGCACCCCGACATAATCGCGAAGTCTGGAAAAATCTGGAGGAGTACGAACGGCAATTAACGACAACGGGTAACGAGGTTTACGTAATTGCCGGAACCTACGGAGCCGGAGGGACCGGGCAAAACGGGTATGCTGCCAAACTGGCGAATGACAAGCTAACCGTTCCTGCAACGCTCTGGAAAGTCATCGTAGTACTGCCGACGGGCTCGAATGATGCCGAACGGGTTTCAACCGATACGCGCATTATCGCAGTTAACATTCCGAATAATCAAACGGCTGCCGACAAACCCTGGCGGGCCTACCTGACTAGCGTTGATGCACTGGAGGATCTGACGGGTTACGACTTCCTGTCAAATGTTCCCGCATCGATTCAACGAATTATCGAAGCTCGTATTGATAGCGGGAACAGCTAA
- a CDS encoding fatty acid desaturase family protein has product MKVLGTIHDPTFTSRPYNRVDQFFLGYIKDERDLPFVYLTLRISFTLIPLAVLLFMPFVTGWLWWTVAAIHFYISNFVFKGPFGLMLHCTSHRPFFKPEYASLNNYLPWVLAPFFGHTPETYYSHHIGMHHPENNLEDDDSSTMEFQRDSFRSFLSYFGRFFVLGVHNLLNYLRRKNRTKLATRAMRGEIAFAIVCIALCFINWPATVLVFILPLVIYRLIAMMGNWTQHAFVDFDDPGNAYKNSITCINVKYNKKCWNDGYHISHHIRPALHWTEHPSFFQKTIDKYAQNQAIIFDGLDFLQIFFLLMRKRYDVLAHHMVNVDGAFDGDHEAIALLQRRTKRIPATVPVAVAVV; this is encoded by the coding sequence ATGAAAGTGCTTGGCACCATTCACGACCCCACCTTTACAAGCCGCCCGTACAACCGGGTTGACCAGTTTTTTCTCGGCTACATCAAAGACGAGCGCGACCTACCCTTTGTGTACCTTACGCTTCGCATAAGTTTTACCCTGATCCCTCTGGCGGTTTTGTTATTTATGCCATTCGTAACTGGCTGGTTGTGGTGGACCGTTGCCGCCATTCATTTTTACATTAGCAATTTCGTCTTTAAAGGCCCGTTCGGACTTATGCTCCACTGCACAAGCCATCGTCCTTTCTTTAAGCCCGAATACGCGTCGCTCAACAATTACTTACCGTGGGTACTGGCTCCGTTTTTCGGCCATACACCTGAAACGTACTATAGCCATCACATTGGGATGCACCATCCCGAAAACAATCTTGAAGACGACGACAGCAGCACGATGGAATTTCAGCGTGATAGCTTTCGTAGTTTCTTAAGCTACTTCGGGCGCTTTTTTGTGTTAGGCGTTCATAACCTGCTCAACTACCTCCGCCGGAAAAACCGGACGAAGCTAGCTACACGCGCGATGCGGGGCGAGATCGCATTTGCCATCGTCTGCATAGCGCTGTGTTTTATAAACTGGCCCGCAACGGTACTGGTGTTTATCCTACCGCTGGTTATCTACCGGTTAATTGCCATGATGGGCAACTGGACTCAGCACGCGTTTGTGGATTTCGACGATCCTGGTAATGCGTATAAAAACAGCATCACCTGCATCAACGTGAAGTACAACAAAAAATGCTGGAACGATGGCTATCACATCAGCCATCACATCCGCCCCGCTTTGCACTGGACAGAACACCCTTCCTTTTTCCAAAAAACGATTGATAAGTACGCCCAGAACCAAGCGATCATTTTTGACGGTCTGGACTTCCTGCAAATCTTCTTTTTGCTGATGCGCAAACGCTATGACGTACTGGCTCATCACATGGTTAATGTCGATGGCGCTTTTGACGGAGACCACGAAGCTATTGCGCTGCTGCAACGACGAACCAAGCGTATCCCAGCAACGGTTCCTGTTGCTGTAGCCGTCGTTTAA
- the gnd gene encoding phosphogluconate dehydrogenase (NAD(+)-dependent, decarboxylating) yields MHIGFIGLGKMGFNLVGNLVRHGHTVVGYDINAALVEDIKTEGAQGANTLQELYDALPEKRVLWLMIPAGPLVDNVIEQLLAVMQPGDVVIDGGNSHYQDSLRRYAYLKEKGIGFLDCGTSGGISGALNGACTMVGGDPDVIEPLHGVFSDVSVENGYLYTGPAGSGHFTKMVHNGIEYGMMQSIAEGFEVLEKSQFPFDFEAVARMWSHGSVIRGWLMELTENAFKKDAKLDAIKGKMFSSGEGKWTLETALDLGVPTPVIALSLIMRYRSLQEDTFTGKVVAALRNEFGGHAVEKK; encoded by the coding sequence ATGCACATTGGATTTATTGGCTTAGGTAAAATGGGGTTCAACCTCGTTGGTAACCTAGTTCGTCACGGCCATACGGTTGTTGGCTATGACATTAACGCAGCGCTGGTAGAAGATATTAAAACAGAAGGTGCTCAGGGAGCTAATACGTTGCAGGAACTGTACGATGCCTTACCCGAGAAACGCGTTTTGTGGCTGATGATTCCAGCCGGTCCGCTCGTTGATAACGTGATCGAACAATTGCTGGCCGTAATGCAGCCCGGTGATGTGGTCATTGACGGCGGCAATTCACACTACCAAGATTCGTTGCGCCGATATGCTTATCTGAAAGAAAAAGGTATCGGCTTCCTGGATTGCGGAACCAGCGGTGGCATTAGTGGCGCTTTAAACGGTGCCTGCACAATGGTTGGTGGCGATCCGGATGTGATTGAACCACTGCACGGTGTATTCAGTGATGTATCGGTTGAAAACGGCTATCTCTACACGGGTCCGGCAGGTAGCGGTCACTTCACAAAAATGGTGCACAATGGCATTGAATACGGTATGATGCAATCCATTGCCGAAGGATTTGAAGTACTTGAAAAAAGCCAGTTTCCGTTCGATTTTGAAGCCGTTGCCCGCATGTGGAGTCACGGATCGGTGATTCGCGGCTGGCTGATGGAGCTAACCGAAAACGCGTTTAAGAAAGACGCGAAACTCGACGCGATCAAAGGAAAGATGTTTTCATCGGGTGAAGGCAAGTGGACGCTCGAAACCGCACTTGACTTGGGCGTTCCAACTCCAGTTATCGCGCTTTCACTCATCATGCGCTACCGGTCGTTGCAGGAAGATACCTTCACAGGAAAAGTAGTAGCGGCTCTGCGGAATGAGTTTGGTGGCCACGCCGTCGAAAAAAAATAA
- a CDS encoding VanZ family protein, with amino-acid sequence MLRIDLSKLNYVAVARWLAVGWSIVMLIGCLTPHEELPDTLTIWNDKLQHVAIFALFSFLWKEAGFRVGTVIVAGLLFGALIEVLQYVLPINRSADWDDLAADFGGTILGVIAALIWARLYPNRF; translated from the coding sequence ATGCTTAGAATTGACCTCAGCAAACTGAATTACGTAGCCGTAGCCCGCTGGCTGGCTGTTGGCTGGTCGATTGTCATGCTGATAGGCTGTTTAACACCGCACGAGGAACTACCGGATACACTGACAATCTGGAACGATAAGCTACAGCACGTTGCCATATTTGCCTTGTTTAGTTTTCTCTGGAAAGAAGCTGGTTTCCGAGTGGGCACCGTCATAGTAGCCGGATTGCTATTTGGTGCGCTGATCGAGGTTCTTCAGTATGTGTTGCCCATCAACCGTAGTGCTGACTGGGACGATCTGGCCGCTGATTTTGGCGGAACAATTCTGGGAGTCATAGCCGCCCTCATTTGGGCCAGGCTGTACCCAAACCGTTTTTAA
- the gldF gene encoding gliding motility-associated ABC transporter permease subunit GldF, with product MLAIFRKEVNQFFSSPIAYIVMAAFLTAIGLMLWVFPDTSLLENGYADMGTFFNLTPYVMLFLVPAITMRSIADEVRSGTLEWLLTKPVSRWGVVGGKFLASWSLVILTLLPTVLYYVSLYQLGSPVGNIDSAGVFGSYLGLLLLAGVFVAIGLWASSLNDNQVVAFVLGVFFCFLLYSGLSALAGLSIVGSLSYYLSYFALDEQYRSLGRGLIDSRNVVYLISLMAFFLLLTVNRLKTNA from the coding sequence GTGCTGGCCATTTTTCGCAAAGAAGTCAATCAGTTTTTCTCCTCTCCCATTGCGTACATCGTGATGGCCGCGTTCCTGACGGCCATTGGCCTGATGCTATGGGTCTTTCCGGATACGAGTCTGCTCGAAAACGGCTATGCCGACATGGGGACTTTCTTTAACCTGACTCCCTATGTCATGCTGTTTCTTGTACCAGCCATTACCATGCGCTCCATCGCCGACGAAGTGCGCTCGGGTACGCTGGAATGGTTATTGACAAAGCCTGTCAGCCGCTGGGGTGTAGTAGGCGGAAAATTTCTGGCAAGCTGGTCGTTGGTTATCCTGACTCTGTTGCCAACCGTTCTGTACTATGTTTCTTTATACCAGCTTGGCTCCCCGGTCGGCAATATCGATTCGGCGGGGGTATTCGGCTCTTACCTAGGGCTTTTACTGCTGGCGGGCGTATTTGTGGCCATTGGCCTCTGGGCGTCATCGCTCAATGATAACCAAGTTGTCGCTTTTGTGCTGGGTGTCTTCTTCTGTTTCTTGCTCTACAGCGGTTTGAGTGCCCTGGCCGGTTTGTCGATAGTGGGTAGTTTATCGTACTACTTGTCGTATTTTGCTTTGGATGAGCAATACCGCTCCCTAGGCCGTGGGCTAATAGATTCGCGGAATGTCGTTTATTTGATAAGCTTAATGGCCTTTTTTTTGTTATTAACAGTGAATCGCCTGAAAACAAATGCTTAG
- a CDS encoding DUF4199 domain-containing protein: protein MNEQPTSTRIALKWGLFLGLTLILITLVMYVTDQSTNGLFNILTLVAMIAFLVLGMREYKMSTGGYMTFGEGVGLGALLSAIAGLLSSAFITFYNVVIDPTIQQRIFEQTRDKLEDQGLSDEQIDQALEISQKFQSPGFTFIAGVFGTLIIGLLLSLVIAAIIRQNKANPFD, encoded by the coding sequence ATGAACGAACAACCAACCTCCACCCGCATTGCCTTGAAGTGGGGCCTTTTTCTGGGCCTGACATTGATCCTGATTACGTTGGTTATGTACGTAACCGATCAAAGCACGAATGGCCTGTTCAATATCCTGACCCTTGTTGCCATGATTGCTTTTCTGGTACTTGGCATGCGCGAATACAAGATGAGTACAGGCGGCTACATGACCTTTGGTGAAGGCGTTGGCCTGGGTGCTTTACTGTCGGCCATAGCCGGACTACTTTCGTCGGCATTTATTACTTTTTACAATGTTGTGATCGATCCGACGATTCAGCAGCGGATATTTGAACAAACCCGGGACAAACTGGAGGATCAGGGCTTGTCTGACGAACAGATCGATCAGGCGCTTGAAATATCGCAGAAGTTTCAGTCACCAGGCTTTACATTCATTGCGGGCGTGTTCGGCACGTTGATCATTGGCCTGCTGCTGTCATTAGTTATAGCCGCCATTATACGCCAGAACAAAGCCAATCCGTTTGACTAA
- a CDS encoding DUF4199 domain-containing protein — translation MKDFIAYFNHPLLKIPFFSGIATGVLCFFYFLALYALGVPPLGNIRVLDFGIHIIMMIASVWYYRKHIGHGMLHLWEGITICYVLNTFAALVTGWLIYFFVTQINPDVFAEYVINSKKLLLEGKKQLVDQFGPQTFKDQWAKVSNMTPGVLLPDELTKKTALAVLPVLIISLIFRKQDYNVLR, via the coding sequence ATGAAAGACTTCATTGCTTACTTCAATCATCCGTTGTTGAAAATCCCGTTCTTTAGCGGGATCGCAACGGGGGTTTTGTGCTTTTTTTACTTCCTCGCGCTGTATGCGCTGGGTGTACCGCCCCTGGGTAATATCCGGGTGCTTGATTTTGGGATTCACATCATTATGATGATTGCATCCGTCTGGTACTACCGAAAACACATTGGTCACGGGATGCTGCATTTGTGGGAAGGGATCACCATCTGCTATGTACTGAACACCTTTGCGGCATTGGTAACGGGCTGGCTGATTTACTTTTTCGTCACCCAGATCAATCCGGACGTATTTGCTGAATACGTCATTAATTCGAAGAAGTTGTTGCTCGAAGGAAAGAAACAACTCGTCGATCAGTTCGGCCCGCAGACGTTCAAGGACCAGTGGGCGAAAGTAAGCAATATGACACCGGGCGTATTATTACCCGACGAGCTGACGAAGAAAACGGCGCTGGCTGTGCTGCCCGTCCTGATTATTTCGCTTATTTTCCGAAAGCAGGATTATAATGTTTTACGCTAA
- a CDS encoding dihydroorotase encodes MQLILRSVRVVDSASSFDGQLCDLLLVNGLVRQIGADLPVEEGVRVIEADNLHVSPGWVDMRVLAQDPGFEHKEDITSVCQTAAAGGFTDIVLLPNTQPVIDSKGTLGYVRRMAEGQPVSVHVTAAITKKAAGEDFTEMLDLHHAGAIAFTDGHHPLQNPDLLLKTLQYLQPVNGLLMNRPEETLLTLFGQMHEGIQSTLLGLKGLPALAEELMIERDLRLLDYVLGVTDRQTETSALPVLHFSTISSARSVGLIRQAKAQGLPISCDVAAHQLVFDDSALAGFDTNLKVNPPFRSADDVAALWAGLADGTIDAIVSDHSPQDAESKNLEFDQAEFGIIGLETVFAAAITHNRNLSLTQLIDKLTHRPRQILRLPAVTIAEGQPASLTLFDPTGTWTYSRTASKSKNSPFLGQTLTGRVIGTVHQGQFNHCA; translated from the coding sequence ATGCAACTGATACTCCGTTCTGTTCGTGTTGTTGATTCAGCGTCGTCGTTCGACGGTCAGCTGTGTGATTTACTACTTGTCAACGGCCTAGTTCGGCAAATTGGCGCTGACCTGCCCGTCGAGGAGGGCGTTCGCGTCATAGAAGCGGACAATCTGCACGTTTCGCCCGGCTGGGTCGATATGCGCGTACTGGCTCAGGACCCCGGCTTTGAACACAAAGAAGACATTACGAGCGTGTGTCAGACAGCCGCAGCCGGTGGCTTCACGGATATTGTGCTGTTGCCCAATACGCAACCCGTCATCGATAGCAAAGGCACGCTTGGCTACGTCCGACGCATGGCCGAAGGGCAGCCCGTGAGTGTGCATGTTACAGCGGCTATCACCAAGAAAGCCGCTGGCGAGGACTTTACCGAAATGCTGGACCTGCACCATGCCGGAGCCATCGCGTTCACGGACGGTCACCACCCACTCCAGAATCCGGATTTGTTGCTAAAAACATTGCAGTACCTGCAACCCGTCAACGGCTTGCTCATGAACCGTCCCGAAGAAACGTTACTCACGCTTTTTGGGCAAATGCACGAAGGCATTCAGAGTACGCTGCTTGGTCTGAAGGGGCTTCCGGCGCTGGCCGAAGAGTTGATGATCGAGCGGGACTTGCGATTGCTGGATTACGTACTGGGCGTTACCGACCGGCAGACTGAGACCTCCGCCCTACCCGTGCTTCACTTCTCCACCATTTCGTCGGCGCGGTCGGTCGGGTTAATCCGGCAGGCTAAGGCACAAGGGCTACCGATCAGTTGTGATGTTGCCGCGCATCAGCTGGTATTTGACGACTCGGCACTAGCCGGTTTTGACACCAACCTGAAAGTTAATCCGCCATTCCGCTCAGCCGACGATGTAGCTGCGCTCTGGGCGGGACTGGCCGATGGCACGATTGATGCTATTGTATCCGACCACAGCCCACAGGATGCCGAAAGCAAAAATCTGGAATTTGACCAGGCTGAATTTGGCATCATCGGCCTCGAAACCGTATTTGCTGCCGCCATCACCCACAACCGTAACCTATCGCTGACGCAACTGATTGACAAACTAACCCATCGGCCTCGCCAAATTTTGCGTTTACCGGCTGTAACGATTGCCGAAGGTCAACCCGCCAGCCTGACGCTTTTCGATCCGACAGGAACCTGGACTTATTCTAGAACCGCTTCCAAATCAAAGAATTCGCCCTTCTTAGGTCAAACGCTTACCGGACGAGTGATCGGGACTGTGCATCAGGGACAATTTAACCATTGTGCATGA
- the gcvH gene encoding glycine cleavage system protein GcvH encodes MNFPAELSYTQDHEWIRIEADGTAVIGITDFAQHELGDIVYVDVTTVGQTLAQGDVFGSVEAVKTVSDLFLPIEGEVLELNSAIEKSPELLNSDPYGEGWIIRLKPADAGQNDGLLNADAYQELVGA; translated from the coding sequence ATGAATTTTCCCGCAGAACTGAGTTATACCCAGGATCACGAGTGGATTCGCATCGAAGCTGACGGCACCGCCGTGATCGGCATCACGGATTTCGCGCAGCATGAACTAGGTGACATCGTATACGTAGACGTTACGACCGTTGGACAAACGCTCGCCCAGGGTGACGTTTTCGGTTCGGTTGAAGCGGTCAAAACCGTATCCGATCTGTTTTTACCCATTGAAGGTGAAGTGCTGGAGTTGAACTCAGCCATTGAAAAATCACCTGAACTGCTCAATAGCGATCCCTACGGCGAAGGCTGGATCATCCGGCTCAAGCCCGCTGATGCTGGTCAGAACGACGGCTTACTGAACGCTGATGCCTATCAGGAGTTAGTTGGTGCCTGA
- a CDS encoding aldo/keto reductase: MNYNFLGNTGVLVSEICLGTMTFGGEGYWQAIGQLQQDSVNELIKSAIDQGVNFIDTANVYSFGQSETLLGESIKRLGIARNDLVIATKVRGRMGEGKNQVGLGRLQIMQQLDDSLKRLQMEHVDLYQIHGFDPSTPLEETMRGLEDVVRSGKVRYIGCSNLAAWQVMKANGIAEKHGWGKFVSTQNYYSIAGRDLENELVPMVQDQQMAILPWSPLAGGFLSGKYIRDNKPEDGSRRLNFDFPPVNQEKAYEIIDVMQRIGEEHGVSVARIALAWVLAKPGVTSVIIGAKNTDQLTDNIKAAELSLTMEQLDRLDEVSATPKPYPQWMIERQERDRLAPASFSPNQASVTK, translated from the coding sequence ATGAACTACAATTTTCTAGGAAACACAGGAGTACTGGTTTCCGAAATCTGTTTGGGTACAATGACCTTCGGTGGTGAAGGCTACTGGCAAGCGATTGGTCAGCTTCAGCAGGACAGCGTCAATGAACTAATAAAATCAGCTATTGATCAAGGCGTTAATTTCATTGATACAGCCAACGTTTATTCGTTCGGGCAATCCGAGACGCTGCTGGGTGAGTCCATAAAACGATTGGGCATTGCCCGTAATGATCTGGTCATTGCCACGAAAGTGCGCGGACGGATGGGTGAGGGTAAAAATCAAGTTGGATTGGGCCGCCTGCAAATCATGCAGCAACTCGACGACAGTCTAAAACGGTTGCAGATGGAGCACGTCGATCTGTACCAGATTCATGGTTTTGACCCCTCGACACCGCTGGAGGAGACCATGCGTGGTCTGGAAGATGTGGTCCGAAGCGGTAAAGTTCGCTACATCGGCTGCTCCAATCTGGCGGCCTGGCAGGTCATGAAAGCAAACGGTATCGCCGAAAAACACGGGTGGGGTAAATTTGTATCAACGCAGAATTATTATTCCATCGCGGGACGCGACCTCGAAAACGAACTCGTTCCGATGGTGCAGGACCAGCAGATGGCTATTCTGCCGTGGAGTCCATTGGCGGGTGGTTTTTTATCCGGCAAATACATCCGCGACAACAAACCGGAAGATGGCTCCCGTCGGCTTAACTTCGACTTTCCACCGGTTAACCAGGAAAAAGCGTACGAGATTATCGACGTTATGCAACGCATCGGCGAAGAGCACGGCGTATCCGTTGCCCGTATTGCGCTGGCGTGGGTGCTGGCTAAACCGGGCGTAACGAGTGTGATCATCGGGGCCAAAAATACGGATCAACTGACCGACAATATCAAAGCGGCAGAACTTAGTCTGACTATGGAACAACTCGACCGGTTGGACGAAGTAAGCGCGACACCCAAACCGTACCCGCAATGGATGATCGAACGGCAGGAACGTGACCGACTTGCTCCGGCCAGTTTTTCGCCAAACCAAGCGTCGGTTACAAAGTAA